In Gimesia benthica, a single window of DNA contains:
- a CDS encoding tetratricopeptide repeat protein produces MRKYVIYFALIYLITGLLLPASLPVSLVRAAETEKPSAVDEQLQTAYEHLQHGRYAEAREVYAGVEKKLADVSPPTSDAHWKLMQGLMRIDLETGDTPAAFRRLETALKQDPRRAELQAWAAKLYYEAGQYEKAEKHVAMALTLDADQPRAHLIQAHLLTEAGKIEEANEAFRWFVRYYNRAQPEDAETLLVIADGATQYARWNSVSQIFNFVVNTLCPDALKDDPLVWEASFLSGSILQEKYNRPQSAEEFQAALTTNSQAAPVYVALAETAVEIREFDTSSELLEKALKINPRLLSALLLKCDLELINGQYAQALKTVAEAEKVNPRSQLVLARKAACFLLLDGVPTTDALKPFFDNSETKTKPAEKSSRFTQLLTDLLAENPKPGYFLFELGNLLEFKRQFAFAEFAYLKTRELMPQLSGPQTSLGMLYMQMGRTDLAQETLNAAFQADPYHVRVSNMRKVLGVLESYGSIVTDHFVIRYDSKADYILGQYMADYLEEIYPEMVAQFGYEPPGKTQFEIYHDAKGLSAHQWFSARMIGLPWIQTIGASTGAVVALTSPTAMQEPFNWASVLKHELVHVFTLQQTKYKIPHWFTEALAVRSENSARPQKFNQLLVERVPKNEIYSLDELDGVFVRPKSSSNWNFAYCQSLLCADFMVAEFGNDALKKLLLSYQEQGSTATAIQDCFGISQDEFEKRYHAYLKKITASLKGYQSEEADLSFRELKKQYEANQSDPDLAGKYAYRLLRLRKKGEARSIARKVLETHPTQAQAALTIAQLELLSEDLDSALDVLQKPLSVKAPDVDVLSLAGKILLKQTKFDEALPVYEQAHQTYPYQTEWLQGLSIIYQQQKKEKQLQETLLKLVHLDPNDETSMKLLMEGYRKQGDLEQALRWGQAALQVDVLDPETHQQLSEIALKLDLKPVAIRELKMLLHLQEDNAEQRYLLAKTLLDAGQRGAARTELDLLLKQNPSHAEGLKLKQKL; encoded by the coding sequence ATGCGGAAATATGTCATCTACTTTGCCCTGATTTACCTGATCACAGGGCTGCTGCTCCCTGCTTCCCTGCCTGTCAGCCTTGTGCGTGCTGCGGAAACAGAGAAACCATCTGCGGTCGACGAACAGTTACAAACAGCATACGAGCACCTGCAGCATGGGCGGTACGCAGAGGCGCGTGAAGTTTATGCAGGGGTTGAGAAGAAGCTGGCTGACGTCTCTCCCCCAACCAGCGATGCGCACTGGAAGCTGATGCAGGGCCTGATGCGGATCGACCTGGAGACCGGTGACACGCCGGCTGCATTCCGTCGCCTGGAAACCGCACTGAAACAGGATCCGCGTCGTGCGGAACTGCAAGCCTGGGCCGCGAAGCTTTATTATGAGGCGGGCCAATATGAAAAGGCCGAAAAGCATGTCGCGATGGCGTTGACTCTGGATGCAGATCAACCGCGGGCGCATCTGATTCAGGCACACCTGCTCACCGAGGCGGGTAAGATTGAAGAAGCCAACGAAGCCTTCCGCTGGTTTGTCCGCTATTATAATCGTGCTCAGCCGGAAGATGCGGAGACGCTGCTGGTCATCGCGGACGGCGCAACGCAGTACGCACGCTGGAACAGCGTTTCACAGATCTTCAATTTCGTGGTCAACACGCTCTGTCCGGATGCCCTCAAAGACGATCCGCTGGTCTGGGAGGCGTCTTTCCTGAGCGGTTCCATCCTGCAGGAAAAGTACAATCGACCACAGTCAGCCGAAGAATTCCAGGCGGCACTGACAACGAATTCCCAGGCCGCGCCGGTTTACGTCGCACTGGCAGAGACCGCGGTTGAAATTCGCGAGTTCGATACCAGCAGCGAACTGCTGGAAAAGGCTCTCAAGATCAACCCGCGACTGCTCTCCGCCCTGTTGCTGAAATGCGATCTCGAGTTGATCAACGGACAGTACGCACAGGCACTGAAAACCGTTGCAGAAGCGGAAAAGGTCAACCCCCGCAGTCAGCTGGTGCTGGCACGGAAGGCGGCCTGCTTTCTGCTGCTGGATGGCGTTCCCACGACCGACGCACTCAAGCCCTTCTTCGACAATTCAGAAACGAAAACAAAACCAGCGGAAAAATCATCCCGGTTTACTCAGCTATTGACTGACCTGCTGGCTGAGAATCCCAAACCGGGCTACTTTCTGTTTGAGCTGGGGAATCTGCTCGAATTCAAACGGCAGTTCGCGTTTGCAGAGTTTGCTTACCTGAAAACCAGGGAACTGATGCCGCAACTTTCCGGTCCTCAGACATCCCTGGGAATGCTCTACATGCAGATGGGCCGGACAGATCTTGCTCAGGAAACCCTCAATGCTGCCTTCCAGGCCGACCCCTATCATGTGCGGGTCAGCAACATGCGCAAGGTTCTGGGCGTGCTGGAGTCTTACGGCTCGATCGTGACCGATCATTTTGTAATCCGCTATGATTCGAAAGCCGATTACATTCTCGGACAGTACATGGCCGACTATCTGGAAGAGATCTACCCGGAGATGGTAGCGCAGTTTGGATACGAACCGCCGGGCAAAACGCAGTTTGAGATCTACCATGACGCCAAAGGGCTCTCGGCCCATCAGTGGTTCAGTGCGCGGATGATCGGCCTGCCCTGGATTCAGACGATTGGAGCATCAACCGGCGCTGTCGTCGCGCTGACTTCTCCAACGGCCATGCAGGAGCCGTTCAACTGGGCCAGCGTTCTGAAACACGAACTGGTGCATGTCTTCACGTTACAGCAGACGAAGTACAAAATCCCGCACTGGTTTACCGAAGCCCTGGCTGTTCGCAGTGAGAATTCAGCTCGACCTCAGAAGTTCAATCAACTGCTGGTTGAACGGGTTCCTAAAAATGAAATCTACAGTCTGGATGAACTGGACGGCGTCTTCGTCCGTCCTAAATCGTCCTCAAACTGGAACTTCGCCTACTGCCAGAGCCTGCTCTGTGCTGACTTCATGGTGGCCGAGTTCGGAAACGACGCGCTGAAAAAGCTGCTGCTCTCCTATCAGGAGCAGGGATCGACGGCGACCGCCATTCAGGATTGCTTCGGGATCAGTCAGGATGAGTTTGAAAAACGTTACCATGCTTACCTCAAGAAGATTACCGCCTCGCTGAAGGGGTATCAGTCAGAGGAAGCAGATCTGAGCTTTCGTGAGCTTAAGAAGCAGTACGAAGCCAATCAGAGTGATCCGGATCTTGCGGGGAAATACGCATATCGCCTGCTCCGCCTGCGTAAGAAAGGGGAAGCCCGCAGCATTGCCAGGAAAGTACTGGAAACGCATCCGACTCAGGCCCAGGCGGCACTGACGATCGCGCAGCTGGAACTGCTATCCGAAGACCTGGACTCGGCACTCGACGTTCTCCAGAAACCGCTCTCTGTCAAAGCCCCAGACGTTGATGTGCTGAGTCTGGCCGGTAAGATCCTGCTGAAACAGACAAAGTTCGACGAAGCGCTGCCTGTTTACGAACAGGCTCATCAAACCTATCCTTACCAGACCGAATGGTTACAGGGGCTGTCGATTATTTATCAGCAACAGAAGAAAGAGAAACAGCTGCAGGAAACACTGCTGAAACTGGTGCATCTGGATCCCAACGATGAAACCAGTATGAAGCTGCTGATGGAGGGTTACCGAAAACAGGGTGACCTGGAACAGGCGCTGCGCTGGGGACAGGCAGCTTTACAGGTGGATGTACTGGATCCGGAAACGCATCAGCAGCTTTCCGAAATCGCTTTGAAGCTGGACCTAAAACCGGTTGCCATTCGCGAACTCAAGATGCTGCTGCACCTGCAGGAGGACAACGCTGAACAGCGTTACCTGCTTGCTAAAACACTGCTGGATGCAGGACAACGAGGGGCAGCCCGGACTGAGCTGGATCTGCTCCTAAAACAGAATCCCTCCCACGCCGAGGGGCTCAAACTGAAACAGAAACTGTAA
- a CDS encoding DEAD/DEAH box helicase, with product MSFYGYHPIIEKWFRKRFAGPTEPQQQGWPCINRGEHTLISAPTGSGKTLTAFLSVIDRIVKRSLEGDLDDETVVVYVSPLRALSNDMHRNLTEPLEEISALLEEEGYLFTPIRIGLRTGDTPSSQRSALVRRPPHILVTTPESLYLMLTGTKSRETLKTVETVIVDEIHALLRDKRGSHWSLTLERLETLVEHPLQRIGLSATQKPLERVAQYLVGNRPEIEITSSAPPAQESAHPEQTCRIVNIGHSRTLDVAIQVPPSELSAICTHEQWAEVLDQIVALIESHHSTLIFVNTRRLAERITHQLTERLGEEVVGSHHGSLSAKIRHRTEQKLKTGELKAVIATASLELGIDVGYIDLVVQIGSPRGIATFLQRIGRSGHSLGLVPKGRIFALSRDELMESMALVRSIKQGILDTVRMPEAPIDILAQQIVAEVSSQEWNIEELFAAVTRSYSYRNLKRNDFDSTIQFLSEGISSTAGRSRVYLHHDQVQKRVRSRKNARLVSTMNGGAIPEIASYRVVTEDDQTVVGSVDEEFAVESMAGDVFLLGNTSWQIRYVRGGDVTVVDAHGAPPSIPFWFGEAPGRSLELSTEISHLREELSQRIEDPEQAILWLTTECNVDEWAAKQTVEYIQAQKAALGMVPTQKRIVFERFFDESGGMQLVIHAPFGGDINRAWGYTMRKRFCRSYNFELQATADDNGIILSLGPQHSFPLESLFSMLNTSNVQQLSEQAILDHPMFHVRWRWNVTRSLLVSRMQNGKKVPPPLQRFRAEDLLTAVFPRLTGCPENEIGEIVRPDHILVDQTLYDCLNEQLDIDGLKQVLLEIEQDQIKLIPRDTREPSPFCYELLDSSPYTFLDGGEAQERRARAVATRHTLSVESVEDLGRLSPEAIAQVCQEAQPLVRNADEFHDVLLGRIHLPIHQCPDWADWYRELEATGRATTLTRATDDTIPSWVATERLPAALAAFPDSTHAPAVEVPAGVQQEWESTEARTAIIRGLLDTCGPLSVAELADLAGMTESQTEAALYALEGEGSAMQGYFRVKDPNWDQSVDEGQEQAEVKESDNVVPPKEWCHRRLLSRIHRLTLQGLRAQVQPVDPSVFIRYLTHHHGLAGGEKRTGTNGLFEVLSMLQGIDIPAICWERDILPARLSNYQSSQLDELCFTGEIGWGRLYPPKRNPDQGKPMTGITRNAPVSFFLREDIPWLTCFNPVQSESESEESCLSSPAQEVQELLTQRGALFATDLMTATESLPSQIADSLGELIARGLVTSDSFSGMRQFTQDRSTQKRRSSRKSRIGLVRKRSTPNNTGRWSSWRREPEEPIEERGLKHYENVEQWAWQLLRRWGVVFRDLLIREPGAPRWFELLQIFRRLEARGEIRGGRFVTGVAGEQFAMSGTIQELRKLRDDSGSDELTILSAADPLNLVGILTKDARVPSTAHNRLAYWNGNLIAYSKSEELFLVTKVNDKIKRELVLGFGLPLPAGSSPEQNTVEDETDSSDELQTVEATETESPVEESMPRKSPRPSFL from the coding sequence ATGTCATTCTACGGCTATCACCCCATCATCGAAAAGTGGTTTCGCAAACGCTTTGCGGGCCCTACCGAACCGCAGCAGCAGGGCTGGCCCTGCATCAACCGGGGTGAGCACACACTGATTTCCGCCCCCACCGGGAGTGGCAAGACATTGACGGCGTTTCTTTCAGTGATCGATCGCATCGTGAAACGCTCACTGGAAGGCGACCTGGATGATGAGACCGTGGTCGTTTACGTCTCCCCGTTACGGGCGCTCTCCAATGACATGCATCGCAACCTGACCGAGCCGCTGGAAGAAATTTCCGCACTGCTCGAAGAAGAAGGCTACCTGTTCACGCCGATTCGCATCGGACTGCGCACCGGCGACACCCCTTCCTCACAGCGGTCTGCGCTAGTCCGGCGTCCGCCCCATATTCTGGTGACGACTCCTGAATCGCTGTACCTGATGCTGACCGGCACTAAAAGCCGGGAGACTTTGAAAACCGTCGAAACTGTAATCGTCGACGAAATCCATGCCCTGCTCCGCGACAAGCGGGGATCGCACTGGTCGTTGACCCTCGAACGACTCGAAACACTGGTCGAGCATCCGTTGCAGCGGATTGGGCTGTCAGCGACGCAGAAGCCACTGGAACGGGTGGCGCAATATCTGGTAGGAAACCGTCCCGAGATTGAGATCACGAGTTCTGCTCCCCCGGCACAGGAGAGTGCTCACCCCGAGCAGACCTGCCGGATTGTGAATATCGGCCACTCCCGCACACTGGATGTGGCGATCCAGGTCCCCCCTTCGGAACTGAGTGCGATCTGCACTCACGAACAATGGGCGGAAGTGCTGGACCAGATCGTCGCGTTGATTGAATCTCATCACAGCACGCTGATCTTTGTCAACACACGGCGTCTGGCCGAACGGATTACCCATCAGCTGACCGAGCGACTGGGAGAAGAAGTCGTCGGCAGCCATCACGGCTCGTTGTCCGCCAAAATCCGGCATCGTACCGAACAGAAGCTGAAAACGGGGGAACTGAAGGCGGTCATCGCCACCGCTTCACTGGAGCTGGGGATCGACGTCGGCTACATCGACCTGGTGGTACAGATTGGTTCGCCACGGGGCATCGCGACCTTCCTGCAGCGGATCGGTCGCTCGGGGCACTCGCTGGGACTGGTGCCCAAAGGACGGATCTTCGCGCTCTCCCGCGATGAATTAATGGAAAGCATGGCCCTGGTTCGGTCGATCAAGCAGGGAATCCTGGATACGGTCCGTATGCCGGAAGCCCCGATCGATATTCTGGCCCAGCAGATCGTGGCGGAAGTCTCCAGCCAGGAATGGAACATCGAGGAGCTGTTTGCGGCAGTTACACGTTCGTATTCCTATCGCAATCTGAAGCGGAACGACTTCGACAGCACGATTCAGTTTCTGAGTGAAGGCATCAGCAGCACAGCCGGCCGCAGTCGCGTCTACTTGCACCACGATCAGGTACAGAAGCGGGTCCGCAGTCGTAAGAATGCGCGGCTCGTCTCCACCATGAACGGCGGTGCGATTCCGGAAATTGCCTCGTACCGTGTCGTCACCGAAGACGATCAGACGGTGGTCGGATCGGTGGACGAAGAATTCGCCGTGGAAAGCATGGCCGGGGACGTCTTCCTGCTGGGCAACACGTCCTGGCAGATCCGCTATGTACGTGGCGGCGATGTGACTGTGGTGGATGCCCACGGTGCGCCGCCGTCAATTCCCTTCTGGTTTGGTGAAGCACCGGGACGTTCGCTGGAGCTATCGACCGAGATCTCGCATCTGCGGGAAGAACTTTCGCAGCGGATTGAAGATCCCGAACAGGCGATTTTATGGCTGACGACCGAATGCAATGTTGATGAATGGGCGGCCAAGCAGACGGTGGAATACATTCAGGCTCAGAAAGCGGCCCTGGGAATGGTGCCCACGCAGAAACGAATTGTCTTCGAGCGGTTCTTTGATGAATCCGGGGGTATGCAGCTGGTGATTCACGCCCCTTTTGGTGGCGACATCAACCGGGCCTGGGGTTATACGATGCGCAAGCGGTTCTGCCGCTCCTACAACTTTGAGCTGCAGGCGACCGCCGACGATAACGGCATCATTCTCTCGCTCGGGCCGCAGCATAGCTTTCCGCTGGAAAGTCTGTTTTCGATGCTCAATACCAGCAACGTGCAACAGCTGTCCGAACAGGCGATTCTGGATCATCCCATGTTCCATGTCCGCTGGCGGTGGAATGTGACGCGCTCCCTGCTCGTCTCCCGCATGCAGAACGGAAAAAAAGTTCCGCCTCCGCTGCAACGGTTTCGCGCCGAAGACCTGCTGACCGCCGTCTTCCCCCGACTGACCGGCTGTCCGGAAAACGAGATCGGCGAGATTGTCCGCCCTGATCATATTCTCGTCGACCAGACACTCTACGACTGCCTTAACGAACAACTCGATATCGACGGACTCAAACAGGTCTTACTGGAAATTGAGCAGGACCAGATCAAGCTGATCCCCCGGGATACCCGGGAGCCGTCCCCCTTTTGTTATGAGCTATTGGATTCCAGCCCGTACACCTTCCTGGACGGGGGCGAAGCCCAGGAACGACGCGCCCGAGCCGTGGCAACGCGGCACACACTGTCTGTGGAAAGTGTGGAAGACCTGGGAAGATTGTCGCCCGAGGCAATCGCGCAGGTCTGCCAGGAAGCGCAGCCCCTGGTTCGCAATGCAGACGAATTCCACGATGTCCTGCTGGGGCGGATTCATCTCCCCATCCACCAGTGTCCCGACTGGGCCGACTGGTATCGGGAACTCGAAGCCACAGGACGCGCGACGACTCTCACACGTGCGACTGACGATACAATTCCAAGTTGGGTAGCGACCGAACGACTGCCCGCGGCCCTGGCTGCTTTCCCCGATTCCACACATGCACCGGCAGTCGAAGTTCCTGCAGGCGTGCAGCAGGAATGGGAGTCGACCGAGGCCCGCACGGCCATCATTCGAGGACTGCTGGATACCTGCGGTCCCCTGTCGGTGGCGGAGCTTGCGGACCTGGCTGGCATGACCGAATCGCAAACCGAAGCGGCCCTGTATGCACTCGAAGGCGAAGGCTCTGCCATGCAGGGTTACTTTCGCGTGAAAGATCCAAACTGGGATCAGAGTGTAGATGAGGGTCAGGAGCAAGCGGAAGTTAAAGAGTCAGACAACGTCGTCCCGCCCAAAGAATGGTGTCATCGCCGGCTGCTGTCCCGCATTCATCGTCTGACGCTGCAGGGACTAAGGGCCCAGGTACAGCCTGTTGATCCCAGTGTGTTTATTCGTTATCTCACGCATCATCATGGACTGGCTGGCGGCGAGAAACGGACCGGCACGAATGGTCTGTTCGAAGTACTCTCGATGCTGCAGGGGATCGACATCCCGGCGATCTGCTGGGAACGGGATATCCTGCCGGCACGTCTTTCGAATTATCAGAGCAGTCAGTTGGACGAACTCTGTTTCACCGGTGAGATTGGCTGGGGGCGACTCTATCCTCCCAAGCGCAACCCGGATCAGGGGAAACCGATGACCGGCATCACCCGCAATGCGCCGGTGTCGTTCTTTCTCCGCGAGGATATTCCCTGGCTAACCTGTTTCAACCCGGTGCAGTCAGAGAGCGAATCAGAAGAATCCTGCCTGAGCAGCCCGGCACAGGAAGTACAGGAACTGTTGACTCAGCGGGGCGCCCTGTTTGCCACCGATCTGATGACAGCGACCGAGTCACTCCCCTCGCAGATTGCTGATTCATTAGGCGAACTGATTGCCCGCGGACTGGTCACTTCAGACAGTTTTTCCGGTATGCGACAGTTTACACAGGACCGCTCTACACAGAAGCGGCGTTCCTCACGGAAATCGCGGATCGGTCTGGTCCGCAAACGTTCGACTCCCAACAACACCGGACGCTGGTCCAGTTGGCGACGCGAGCCCGAGGAACCAATTGAAGAACGGGGACTTAAGCATTACGAAAATGTCGAACAGTGGGCGTGGCAGCTGCTCAGGCGGTGGGGCGTGGTATTCCGCGACCTGCTGATTAGGGAGCCCGGTGCGCCGCGGTGGTTTGAACTGCTGCAGATCTTTCGTCGGCTGGAAGCCCGCGGTGAAATCCGCGGGGGTCGCTTTGTGACGGGCGTTGCCGGCGAGCAGTTTGCCATGTCGGGTACGATTCAGGAACTGAGAAAGTTACGGGACGATTCGGGCAGCGACGAACTCACGATCCTGTCCGCAGCCGACCCGCTGAACCTGGTGGGCATTCTGACCAAAGACGCACGCGTTCCCAGCACGGCTCACAATCGCCTTGCTTACTGGAACGGAAACCTGATCGCCTACTCGAAGAGCGAAGAACTGTTCCTGGTAACCAAAGTCAACGACAAAATTAAACGGGAACTCGTGCTCGGCTTCGGGCTCCCCCTGCCCGCAGGATCCAGTCCGGAACAGAACACGGTCGAAGACGAAACGGACTCCTCAGACGAGTTGCAGACAGTCGAAGCAACAGAAACCGAGAGCCCGGTTGAAGAGTCGATGCCACGAAAATCACCTCGCCCCTCATTTCTCTAA
- a CDS encoding NfeD family protein, with the protein MKHVNQMFLALILGLLVLNGNSALQADPAKQAPKSDKPADPPAKKAEPDGPPSIPAQFMSIESPVGEVTYGRVTNAALALQNEAAQAGETGYLVLKITPGSSPFHQVQGLAKFLASSKLSSLKTIAWIPETVIGNNVVLALACDEIVMHPDAELGDIGYGKALDRDEQQFVLSIVEKRHNPKLSRALALGMMDPQQAVLKVKIQQGEGKNKQVESRVVTPEELKRLRDNQAVITDVETIKEVGSLGVFSGSKARAVDVLVQQLAHSRGDLSEFYGIPREKLRDDPTVGEAPKVMLIKVDGMISPILETFIERQINRAVNSGANMLVFEIDSGGGYLLSGMNLANRIADLESSKVRTVAYIPDRAMSSAAIIALGCDEIFLKPNGQIGDAGVMHENKNGQFEFVPEKILSPIRVTIRDLAEKKGRPPAVCEAMMDKDLEVFEVTNSKTGQLWFMSDTEIHESNGEWIKGPMIPESKKGNLLTVNGVRAHELKLAEPPVREMDELKQRLGIAAGVNLKAVGRTWVDTLVFYLNTGAVTFLLFFMGALFIYLELYTLTGMFGIMSAVCFGLFFWSKFLGGTAGYLEIVLFVIGMICILMEIFVIPGFGIFGVSGGLLIVSSIILASQTFGDFNTLRPGSDFTNMTNTVGTMSASLVTVIVLALILNRFLPESRLMSSIILAPPGDNQRPGGHEIRLDPELLGNFDSVQRHGLELKVGMQGVTTSVLRPAGRVEIDGVWIDVISEGPYIQVGIPVEIAQIQGNEIVVREVSSDEETA; encoded by the coding sequence ATGAAACACGTCAACCAGATGTTCCTGGCCTTGATTCTGGGACTTTTAGTGCTTAACGGAAATTCTGCGCTCCAGGCTGATCCTGCCAAACAGGCTCCCAAATCCGATAAACCAGCGGATCCACCTGCGAAGAAAGCAGAGCCCGACGGGCCTCCATCGATACCCGCGCAGTTCATGTCAATCGAAAGTCCCGTGGGTGAGGTCACCTACGGACGCGTGACCAATGCCGCCCTGGCACTGCAGAACGAAGCTGCTCAAGCCGGAGAGACCGGCTATCTGGTGCTTAAAATCACACCCGGTTCGAGCCCCTTTCACCAGGTGCAGGGACTGGCGAAATTTCTGGCCTCGTCTAAATTATCCAGCTTGAAAACAATTGCCTGGATCCCGGAGACGGTCATAGGTAATAACGTGGTTCTGGCACTTGCCTGTGATGAAATCGTGATGCACCCCGATGCAGAACTGGGCGACATCGGATACGGTAAAGCACTGGATCGGGACGAACAGCAGTTTGTGCTCTCGATCGTGGAAAAACGTCACAATCCCAAGCTGAGCCGGGCACTGGCTCTGGGCATGATGGATCCGCAGCAGGCCGTCCTGAAAGTGAAAATCCAGCAGGGCGAAGGTAAGAATAAGCAGGTCGAATCGCGGGTGGTCACTCCCGAGGAACTGAAGCGATTGCGGGACAATCAGGCCGTGATCACCGATGTGGAAACCATCAAAGAAGTCGGTTCGCTGGGCGTTTTTTCGGGCAGCAAAGCCCGGGCCGTCGATGTGCTGGTCCAGCAACTGGCCCATTCCCGGGGAGATCTTTCCGAATTCTACGGCATTCCGCGGGAAAAGCTGCGCGACGATCCGACGGTGGGAGAAGCGCCAAAAGTAATGTTGATCAAGGTCGACGGGATGATTTCACCTATTCTGGAAACGTTCATCGAACGGCAGATCAATCGGGCTGTCAACTCCGGGGCCAATATGCTGGTGTTTGAAATCGATTCTGGCGGTGGATACCTGCTTTCCGGGATGAATCTGGCAAACCGCATTGCCGATCTCGAATCCAGTAAGGTTCGTACTGTCGCCTATATCCCCGATCGTGCCATGAGCAGTGCCGCGATTATTGCCCTGGGCTGTGATGAGATTTTTCTCAAACCCAACGGGCAGATTGGCGATGCGGGGGTCATGCATGAGAATAAAAATGGGCAGTTCGAATTCGTACCGGAAAAAATTCTGAGCCCGATTCGAGTGACGATTCGGGATCTCGCAGAAAAGAAAGGCCGGCCGCCGGCGGTTTGTGAAGCGATGATGGATAAAGACCTGGAAGTCTTTGAAGTCACCAACAGCAAAACCGGTCAGCTCTGGTTCATGTCCGATACCGAAATTCATGAATCGAACGGGGAATGGATCAAAGGCCCGATGATTCCCGAGTCGAAAAAGGGCAACCTGTTGACCGTCAACGGCGTTCGGGCTCACGAACTCAAACTCGCAGAGCCTCCCGTACGTGAAATGGATGAACTCAAGCAGCGCCTGGGAATCGCCGCTGGTGTCAACTTGAAAGCGGTCGGGCGCACCTGGGTCGACACCCTCGTTTTTTACCTTAACACGGGAGCGGTGACCTTTCTGCTATTCTTTATGGGAGCCCTGTTCATCTACCTCGAACTCTACACGCTGACTGGGATGTTCGGAATTATGTCAGCCGTCTGTTTCGGCTTGTTTTTCTGGAGCAAATTCCTGGGAGGGACTGCTGGATACCTCGAGATCGTCCTGTTCGTGATCGGCATGATCTGCATTCTGATGGAGATCTTCGTCATTCCCGGTTTCGGGATCTTCGGCGTTTCCGGAGGGTTGCTGATCGTCTCTTCGATCATTTTAGCCAGCCAGACCTTCGGGGATTTCAATACACTGCGTCCCGGTTCTGATTTCACCAACATGACCAACACCGTCGGCACCATGAGTGCCTCCCTGGTGACGGTTATTGTGCTGGCGTTGATTCTGAATCGGTTTCTGCCCGAGTCACGGCTGATGAGTTCGATTATTCTCGCACCGCCGGGCGACAATCAGCGTCCAGGCGGTCACGAGATCCGCCTGGACCCCGAACTGCTCGGCAACTTTGACAGTGTCCAGCGCCACGGACTGGAGTTAAAAGTGGGCATGCAGGGGGTGACCACATCCGTTTTACGACCCGCAGGACGGGTCGAAATTGATGGAGTCTGGATCGATGTGATCAGCGAAGGCCCCTATATCCAGGTCGGGATACCGGTCGAAATTGCCCAGATTCAAGGGAATGAAATTGTGGTGCGTGAAGTAAGTTCCGATGAGGAAACCGCTTAG
- the rpsO gene encoding 30S ribosomal protein S15: MSVTQERRAELIQEYQSKQGDTGSAEVQIAVLTERIVNLTEHLRSNVKDHASRRGLLQMVSRRRGLLDYLHKKNAESYREILDRLNIRK, from the coding sequence ATGTCAGTCACTCAGGAACGAAGAGCAGAATTGATTCAAGAGTATCAGTCGAAACAAGGGGATACCGGATCTGCTGAAGTGCAGATTGCTGTGCTTACCGAACGGATTGTAAATTTAACCGAGCACCTCCGGTCCAACGTGAAAGATCACGCGAGTCGTCGTGGCCTGCTGCAGATGGTCAGCCGCCGCCGTGGTCTGCTGGATTATTTGCACAAAAAGAATGCAGAAAGCTATAGGGAAATTCTCGATCGGCTGAATATCCGAAAGTAA